The following proteins are co-located in the Hydrogenophaga sp. RAC07 genome:
- a CDS encoding YnfA family protein encodes MKTLLLYLVTAIAEIVGCYLPLLWLRGQGSGWWLLPAAAVSLATFAWLLTLHAAPSGRVYAAYGGVYVAVALGWLWSVDGVRPSSWDVAGVAVTLAGMAIIAFQPRT; translated from the coding sequence ATGAAAACACTGCTGCTCTATCTCGTCACTGCCATCGCCGAGATCGTCGGTTGTTACCTCCCACTGCTGTGGCTGCGCGGCCAAGGCTCAGGCTGGTGGCTGTTGCCCGCCGCCGCCGTGAGCCTGGCCACCTTCGCTTGGTTGCTCACCCTGCACGCCGCGCCGTCGGGGCGTGTGTATGCGGCCTACGGCGGGGTCTATGTGGCCGTGGCGCTGGGGTGGCTGTGGTCGGTGGACGGCGTGCGCCCGAGCAGCTGGGATGTGGCAGGTGTGGCCGTGACATTGGCGGGCATGGCGATCATCGCGTTCCAGCCTCGAACATGA